From the Deltaproteobacteria bacterium genome, the window GTCCCCATGCACACGTCGTCGTCGGGCGCCTTCTTGCGCAGACAGCCGCGCTCGCACTTCTCGACGGTGCCCTTGCCCGCGACGCACTTGCCGCGCGACCAGCCATCCTTCGCGCAGGTGAAGCGCGTGGCGCCGTCGAACTCGCCGCAGGGCACCGAGGCCGCGCTGTCGGCTCGCGATCCGTCGGGAAGCGGACCGGCCGGCCCGTCCCCCCGCGCCGCGCCGTCGCTCGAGACGACGGCGTCGGACCCTGCGGCAGCGCCCCCGTCCCCGACGCCGGGACGGCTCGCGGTCGTCTCGGAGCAGGCGCAGAGAGCCAGGGCGGCGAAGGCGAGGAGCGGGAAAGGCAACATGCGGGATCTCTATCCCGGTCGGCCCCGGAGCTGTCAATCGCTATTCCTCGCCGAGACCCAGATCGGTGAGCTTGCGGTAGAGCGTCCGTTCGCTGATGCCGAGGACCTGCGCCGCGCGGCTGCGGTTGCCGGCGACGGAAGCGAGCACGCGCCGGATGTGCTGGCTTTCGAGCTCCGCGAGGGAGATCAAGCCTGGATCGTGCGACGTCATCGCGCGGCGTGTCTCCTCCGGCAGCTGCGCGACGTCGAGCACCTCACCCTCGCTCAGCACCACCGCGCGCTCGACCACGTGCAGGAGCTCTCGCACGTTACCCGGCCAGCCGTGCCGTTCGAGGCACCGCAGGGCTTCGCGGGTGAGGCGGCGATGCTGGCCGAAGCGAGCGTTGAGTTGCTGCAAGAAGTACTCGGCGAGGACGGGTATGTCGGCGGGGCGATCCCGGAGGGGAGGGATCTCGATGCGGATCGTGCTCATGCGGTAGAAGAGATCGCGACGAAAGAAGCCGCGCTCCATCAACTCGGCGAGGTTGCGGTTCGTGGCGGCTATGACGCGCACGTCCACCCGGATCTCGCGCGTGCCACCGACGTGGCGGAAGGTCCCGGTCTCGAGCACCCGCAGGAGCTTCACCTGGGTGGCCAGGCTCACGTCTCCCACCTCGTCGAGGAAGATCGTCCCCCCGTTGGCCACCTCGAACAGCCCCGGCTTGCCCTGGCCGGCACCCGTGTAGGCTCCCTTCTCGTGACCGAAGAGCTCGCTGTTGAGCAGCTCCTCCTGCAGCGCCGCGCACTCGAGCACGACGAAGGGCTGCTCCCGTCGCGCGCTGCGGGCGTGGATCAGCCGCGCGACGACGTCCTTCCCCACGCCCGTCTCGCCGAGCACGAGAACCGTCGAGTCGGCCACTGCCACCCGGTCGATGAGCGCGCAGAGCTCCCTGAAGGCCGGGCTGGCGCCTACGAAGGTCGCTCCCGGGTCCGGCCCCGACATGCCTTGGCTGAGGATGCGGTTGCGCTCG encodes:
- a CDS encoding sigma-54-dependent Fis family transcriptional regulator, producing MGAPLVPAPRILVVDDDDTFRALLAAELRSRGLATTPAESAAAALALVEKEEFEVALIDLRLPDGDGLELMRRVRELSPTTETIVLTGHGTIDTAIEAMRRGAYDYLRKPCPIEELEVTIQKALERRGLIERNRILSQGMSGPDPGATFVGASPAFRELCALIDRVAVADSTVLVLGETGVGKDVVARLIHARSARREQPFVVLECAALQEELLNSELFGHEKGAYTGAGQGKPGLFEVANGGTIFLDEVGDVSLATQVKLLRVLETGTFRHVGGTREIRVDVRVIAATNRNLAELMERGFFRRDLFYRMSTIRIEIPPLRDRPADIPVLAEYFLQQLNARFGQHRRLTREALRCLERHGWPGNVRELLHVVERAVVLSEGEVLDVAQLPEETRRAMTSHDPGLISLAELESQHIRRVLASVAGNRSRAAQVLGISERTLYRKLTDLGLGEE